In Patescibacteria group bacterium, a genomic segment contains:
- a CDS encoding SET domain-containing protein: MKNQKELLLEKLKNTYCRLRYSKIHGVGVYAVRDIPKNTNPFQSVKKEKWYKFKMEELKKLDKEVLKMIDDFFVIEKDNTVSIPEYGLNGMDIQFFPNNSDKPNLYTKDDSETFLTLRKIKKGEELTVSYATYDDKWIKK, from the coding sequence ATGAAAAATCAAAAGGAATTACTTTTAGAAAAATTGAAAAATACTTATTGTAGATTAAGATATTCCAAAATACATGGAGTAGGTGTTTATGCCGTAAGAGATATTCCAAAAAATACAAATCCATTCCAAAGCGTAAAAAAAGAAAAATGGTATAAGTTTAAAATGGAAGAATTAAAGAAACTAGACAAAGAAGTTTTAAAAATGATTGATGATTTCTTTGTAATAGAAAAAGATAATACTGTTTCTATACCAGAGTACGGATTGAATGGTATGGATATACAATTTTTTCCAAATAATTCCGATAAACCAAATCTTTATACAAAAGACGATAGTGAAACATTTTTAACACTAAGAAAAATTAAAAAAGGTGAGGAATTAACAGTCTCCTATGCTACTTATGATGATAAGTGGATAAAAAAATAA
- a CDS encoding lamin tail domain-containing protein, whose amino-acid sequence MKLKYSNFYFIIISIMFFTTLVFINTSKAESLIFSEIMYDPQGSDIGYEWIEIFNRSTTTISIDNDWRFNDGTNHIINSYNGSAEIIPGSFSIITTSATNFLNTYPNFTSPIFVSSFSLNNTNNTISLLQGNNLITEQYYTSVIGGNNNNRSLERDSIIIEDNVWRECYVDGGTPGDFPSIFPINNAPTAVINMSMQNVYVGDDVTFDCLLSYDLEGDPFTCSWQINNFTTTSEEFVYYFSEARDYNITLTVSDGFLFNSSSTVLIVNEDNSNLSPIVHVVELLDYYNINESINFDACSSLDPENSLLNFAWNFGDNSGSTLCNTPHVYNEKGNYNIILNINDGVSTSTWAKSIEIIEIPNIIINEILPNPIGSDDNEWIELKNIGGSSVDLNSWSIKDESQKTYKFSSDDFDNLILDSGNFFVLEKSISDISLNNTNEKLYLFSSMGDKIFEISYGSSKENYSFSRFDDGWFWTPVLTKGEDNQKEDSIKPIAKIDILNSDYFVDKEVQFTATNSTDPGSSNLSYKWYVGSTLKSIERDFSTTFSTKGMRTIKLIVINELGLQDEESVDINVLEKVESIQSTISNASTTSDECVFGKEVIISEILPNPEGVDDEEFIELYNPNNENLNLSGWKLNDKSSYFFRLSDTIGANDYLLIEKSKSKISLNNSNEELKLLNCHDEIVSKVNFEKSFEAQSYSYDNINKGYFWTTQNTPGSENIFDFLESDEEDLLFDDIEKIYDFSEIEYIENKKEVFVNAVVVALPNEVYKNQLFVCNFDPFENTLDYNYCIPVYSKNDFPNLSYGDLVEVHGKINHLKNYTKIDIKEKEDIKVLGKFQLSDIDTMDFSQVVDIGFKNFFAGFEGKITKKNKKSFYISDGASELKIKIYNPKIKLDDFKKDDNIFVKGIIFNYEDDLYLIPRNQSDIFKQEVLSSQEQSYSNNLKEEIINLENSKNKKKGTTSWILGSGFITSLGFVFRNKLFSLIKK is encoded by the coding sequence ATGAAATTAAAATATTCAAATTTTTACTTTATAATAATTAGTATAATGTTTTTTACAACATTAGTTTTTATAAATACCTCAAAGGCAGAATCATTAATATTTTCTGAGATTATGTATGATCCACAGGGATCTGACATTGGATATGAGTGGATAGAAATATTTAATAGATCTACAACTACTATATCAATAGATAATGATTGGAGGTTTAATGATGGCACAAATCATATAATCAATTCTTATAATGGATCAGCGGAGATAATTCCAGGAAGTTTTTCTATAATTACTACAAGTGCTACAAATTTTTTAAATACATATCCAAATTTTACCTCCCCTATCTTTGTATCCTCATTTAGTTTAAATAATACAAATAATACTATTTCACTTTTGCAAGGTAATAATTTAATAACAGAGCAATATTATACATCCGTTATTGGTGGAAATAATAATAACAGAAGTCTAGAAAGAGATTCTATTATTATAGAAGACAATGTTTGGAGAGAGTGTTATGTAGATGGTGGAACACCTGGTGATTTTCCAAGTATTTTTCCTATAAATAATGCCCCAACAGCTGTTATAAATATGAGTATGCAAAATGTGTATGTGGGAGATGATGTAACTTTTGATTGTTTACTATCTTATGATTTAGAAGGAGATCCATTTACATGTTCTTGGCAAATAAATAATTTTACGACAACAAGTGAAGAATTTGTTTATTATTTTTCTGAAGCTAGAGATTATAATATAACACTTACTGTCTCAGATGGATTTTTGTTTAATTCTAGTTCAACGGTTTTAATAGTAAATGAAGATAATTCAAATCTATCCCCTATTGTTCATGTAGTAGAATTACTTGACTACTATAATATAAATGAAAGTATAAATTTTGATGCATGTAGTTCATTAGATCCAGAAAATAGTTTATTAAATTTTGCTTGGAATTTTGGTGACAATTCTGGTTCTACACTTTGTAATACACCCCATGTTTATAATGAGAAAGGAAATTATAATATAATTTTAAATATAAATGATGGAGTTTCTACATCTACATGGGCCAAAAGTATAGAAATTATAGAAATACCAAATATTATTATAAATGAAATATTGCCTAACCCCATAGGAAGTGATGACAACGAGTGGATTGAATTAAAAAATATTGGAGGAAGTAGCGTTGATTTGAATTCTTGGAGTATAAAAGATGAATCTCAGAAAACTTATAAATTTTCTAGTGATGATTTTGATAATTTAATTTTAGATTCAGGAAACTTTTTTGTGTTAGAAAAATCAATATCAGATATAAGTCTAAATAATACAAACGAAAAACTTTATTTATTTAGTAGCATGGGAGATAAAATTTTTGAAATTTCTTATGGATCTTCAAAAGAAAATTATTCATTTTCCAGATTTGATGATGGATGGTTTTGGACCCCAGTTCTTACAAAAGGAGAAGATAATCAAAAAGAAGATAGTATAAAACCAATTGCTAAAATTGATATATTGAATAGTGATTATTTTGTAGATAAGGAAGTACAATTTACAGCAACTAATTCTACTGATCCAGGATCAAGTAATCTCAGTTATAAATGGTATGTTGGAAGTACTTTGAAAAGTATTGAAAGAGATTTCAGTACAACTTTTTCTACAAAAGGAATGAGAACAATAAAATTAATAGTAATAAATGAATTGGGATTACAAGATGAAGAAAGTGTTGACATAAATGTGTTAGAAAAAGTAGAAAGTATACAAAGTACTATAAGTAATGCAAGTACTACAAGTGATGAGTGTGTGTTTGGAAAAGAAGTAATAATAAGTGAAATTCTTCCAAATCCAGAGGGCGTTGATGATGAAGAATTTATAGAATTATATAATCCAAACAATGAAAATTTGAATTTATCTGGTTGGAAATTGAATGATAAAAGTAGCTATTTTTTTAGACTTAGCGATACGATAGGTGCAAATGATTATTTGCTTATAGAAAAATCAAAGTCAAAAATATCATTAAATAATTCAAATGAAGAATTAAAGCTCTTAAACTGTCACGATGAGATAGTTTCAAAAGTTAACTTTGAAAAAAGTTTTGAAGCCCAGTCGTATTCATATGACAATATAAATAAAGGATATTTTTGGACAACACAAAATACTCCAGGAAGTGAAAATATTTTTGATTTTTTGGAATCAGATGAAGAAGATTTATTATTCGATGATATAGAAAAAATTTATGATTTTTCTGAAATAGAATATATAGAAAATAAAAAAGAAGTTTTTGTAAATGCTGTGGTTGTAGCTCTTCCAAATGAAGTATATAAAAATCAATTGTTTGTTTGTAATTTTGATCCATTTGAAAATACATTGGATTATAATTATTGTATTCCAGTTTATTCCAAAAATGATTTCCCAAATTTATCTTATGGAGATTTGGTAGAGGTACATGGAAAAATAAATCATTTGAAAAATTATACAAAAATAGACATAAAAGAAAAAGAAGATATAAAAGTTCTGGGTAAATTTCAATTGTCTGATATTGATACTATGGATTTTTCTCAAGTAGTTGATATTGGTTTCAAAAATTTCTTTGCAGGTTTTGAAGGCAAGATTACAAAGAAGAATAAAAAAAGTTTTTATATATCAGATGGAGCATCAGAATTAAAAATAAAAATATATAACCCAAAAATAAAACTAGATGATTTTAAAAAAGATGATAATATTTTTGTAAAAGGAATAATTTTTAATTATGAAGATGATTTATATTTAATTCCTAGAAATCAATCTGATATATTTAAACAAGAAGTACTTTCATCTCAGGAGCAATCATATTCAAATAATCTGAAAGAAGAAATAATCAATTTAGAAAATAGTAAAAATAAGAAAAAAGGAACAACAAGTTGGATTTTGGGTTCTGGGTTTATAACAAGTCTAGGATTTGTCTTTAGAAATAAATTATTTTCACTTATAAAAAAGTAA
- the ssb gene encoding single-stranded DNA-binding protein, whose amino-acid sequence MDVNKVILLGRLTNDPQIKKMKSGVSVCRSGLATNMFWKNVKTKKTESSVEFHNLVFWGKLAEVVEKYLKKGDKVYTEGRIHSRVWEGSKGEKNYRTEIIVKELVMLGEKKKEEQNRETAVEEIIIDEEE is encoded by the coding sequence ATGGATGTAAACAAAGTCATTTTGCTGGGCAGACTTACAAATGACCCACAAATAAAAAAAATGAAGTCAGGAGTTTCTGTTTGTAGATCTGGACTAGCTACAAATATGTTTTGGAAAAATGTCAAAACAAAAAAAACAGAGAGTAGTGTAGAATTTCACAATTTGGTATTTTGGGGAAAGCTCGCTGAAGTGGTAGAAAAATATTTGAAGAAAGGAGATAAGGTTTACACAGAAGGTAGAATTCATAGTAGAGTTTGGGAAGGAAGTAAAGGAGAAAAAAATTATAGAACAGAAATTATAGTAAAAGAATTGGTAATGCTTGGAGAAAAGAAGAAAGAAGAGCAAAACAGAGAGACAGCAGTTGAAGAAATAATAATTGACGAGGAGGAATAA
- a CDS encoding Smr/MutS family protein, producing the protein MNKYYTSPEREIDLHGYTKVEAEIALLEFLGNCENDRCSMVRIITGKGLHSKNFEGVLGEHVRNFLHKEGYNFKDAKINDGGSGAIIVNL; encoded by the coding sequence ATGAATAAATATTATACAAGTCCAGAGCGAGAAATTGATCTTCATGGATATACAAAAGTAGAAGCTGAAATTGCTCTTTTGGAATTTCTTGGTAATTGTGAAAATGATAGATGTTCTATGGTAAGGATAATAACAGGCAAAGGACTTCACTCAAAAAATTTTGAGGGAGTTTTGGGTGAGCATGTAAGAAATTTTTTACATAAAGAAGGATATAATTTTAAAGATGCAAAAATAAATGATGGTGGAAGTGGGGCTATTATAGTAAATTTATAA
- a CDS encoding zinc ribbon domain-containing protein, whose protein sequence is MNCNRCGQVLSKLDNICPKCGYKIPGNFGNIVAERNMEDLEIDKDFSDSKKLESSLLKSFRMIFLAFIFIGVLQFFNIDAFGIIILPAIFLYLFFLKPKTGKYMKTNLMNEFNSSFTKLNLKSRLLKDFNLEDNDASVEKIKKLMKIFILLPVVFFFAVFFLTFIMPIIFDLIKNYE, encoded by the coding sequence ATGAATTGTAATAGATGTGGACAAGTATTGTCAAAATTAGATAATATTTGTCCTAAATGTGGTTATAAAATTCCAGGTAATTTTGGAAATATTGTTGCAGAAAGAAATATGGAAGATTTAGAAATTGATAAAGATTTTAGTGATTCCAAAAAATTAGAGAGCAGTTTATTAAAAAGTTTTCGAATGATATTTTTAGCATTTATATTTATTGGGGTATTGCAATTTTTTAATATTGACGCATTTGGTATTATCATATTACCAGCGATTTTTTTGTATTTATTTTTTTTGAAACCTAAGACAGGCAAATACATGAAAACAAATTTAATGAATGAATTCAATAGTAGTTTTACGAAATTAAATTTGAAATCAAGATTGTTGAAAGATTTTAATTTAGAAGATAATGATGCATCTGTTGAAAAAATAAAAAAACTTATGAAAATTTTTATTCTTTTACCAGTAGTATTCTTTTTTGCAGTTTTTTTCTTGACGTTTATCATGCCTATTATTTTTGATTTAATAAAAAATTATGAATAA